CATCAAGGTCAACGGAGAAGAGAACGACCGGCCGTTCCGGCACGATGACAGGCCGAAGCCGATCGATCCCTACGGAATTTCGAAACTGGAATGCGAAATCGGCCTGCGCGAAATCGCAGCGCGCACCGGCATGGAAGTCGTCATCATCCGTCCGCCGCTGGTCTATGGCCCCGGCGCACGCGGCAACTTCGCCCTGCTCGTCAATCTTGTCCGCAAGAAATTGCCGCTCCCCTTCGCTTCGCTGAAGAACCACCGCACATTGGTCGCGGTGCAAAATCTGGTCGATCTGATCATCGCCTGCGCGACCCATCCTGCCGCCCCAGGCGAGATCTTCCTTGCCGGAGATGGTGAAGACCTCTCGACGCCGGCGCTCATCAGGGGAATAGCCGCGGGGCTGGGCGTCAAGCCGATGCTGGTCCCCTTCCCGCCTGCACTGCTGCAAATGGCGGCAAAGGCGCTCGGGAAGGAAGCCGTCTATCAACGCCTTTGCGGTTCGCTGCAGGTCGACATAACACGGGCGCGCGACGTTCTCGGCTGGTCACCCGTCGTCACCCCGCGCGAAGGCCTGAAACTTGCAGTGGAATAGCCGCTATTCGCTCGTCACGCCCTGGAACGGGCGGACTTCCCGGCCCGGCATGAAGACGCCGAGGCGCTTGATTTCCCATTCGAGCTTGATCCCCTCCTTCTCGAAGACCTCGCGGCGCACTTGCTCGCCGAGATATTCGAGATCGTAGCCGGTCGCCTGCCCCATATTGATCATGAAGTTGCAGTGAAGCGACGACATCTGCGCGCCGCCGATCACGAGGCCGCGGCAGCCTGCCTCGTCGATCAGCTTCCAGGCCGAATGGCCCGGAGGGTTCTTGAAGGTCGAGCCGCCGGTCTTTTCGCGAACCGGCTGTACCGTCTCGCGGTGATTGCGCACAGCGTCCATTTCGGCGCGGATCTGGGCGCGATCTTCCGGATAGCCCTCGAACAGTACCGAAGTGAAGATCAGATCGGTCGGTGCTGCGGAATGCCGGTAGGAATAACCCATTTCGGCATTGGAAAGCACATGCTTGTTGCCCTTGCGATCGACCGCGTTGACCTCGATCAGCCGCTCGCGTGTCTCGACGCCGTTAGCGCCCGCGTTCATGCGCGCCGCGCCGCCGATGGCGCCCGGAATGCCGTAGTAGAAGTGTAAGCCGCCAATGCCGTTGTCCATCGCCATCGCCGCCACATGTTTGTCCGGGCAGATGGCCCCAGCCAGAATGCGGTTTTCCCCGGCAAGCTCGACGAAACCGAAGCCCTTGGCCGACAGGCGCAGCACGACGCCGGGAATGCCGCCGTCACGCACAAGAATGTTGGACCCGACGCCAATGACCGTCAGCGGCACTTCTTCCGGCAAGATCTTCAGAAAGGCGATGAGATCGTCGATGTCATGCGGCTGAAACATCAGCTCGGCAAGGCCCCCGGCCCTGAACCAGGTGACGCGATCCATGGGGGCATCCGGCGTGATACGGCCGCGGATATCCTTTACACCGTCTCCGAGAGACGCGAGAAGCTTTTCCCCATTCACCTGTTTCATGCGGACTTTCCCGATAGGCCTTCCAGTTGCTTGGGCAGTGCTGCTGCCCAAGATGTGATGCTCCCAGCCCCCAACAGAACCACGAAATCGCCAGGCTTTGCAACCTCCGCAACCATCTCAGGCAGAAGCTCGGCCGAAGACAGGAAGCGGGCGTCGCGATGACCGCCGGATTTGATGCGCGAGACGAGCGACGTGGAGTCGACGCCTTCGATCGCATCCTCGCCCGCAGCATAGACCGGCGCCAGCAAAATGCTGTCGGCATCGTTGAAGCAGGCGGCGAATTCCTCGAACAGGCTCGCGAGACGCGTGTAACGGTGCGGCTGATGGACGGCGATGATGCGCCCCTTGCAGGCCTCGCGGGCCGCCTTCAGTACCGCCTTGATTTCGACCGGATGGTGGCCGTAATCGTCGAAGATCTGCACGCCGTTCCATTCGCCGGTCAGCGTGAAGCGACGCTTGACGCCACCGAAGGAAGCAAGCCCCTTGGCGATATCTTCACTCGATATGCCAAGCCGGTTGGCGACCGCGATTGCCGCCGTGGCGTTGGATATATTGTGGCGACCGGGCATCGGCATGACAAGCCCCTTGAGCTCGGTCCTCTGGCCGGTGCGGCGGCGGCGGATCTCGACGTCGAAAATCGAGCGCGTGCCGTCGATGCGCACATTCTTGAAGCGCACGTCAGCCTGCGGGTTCTCGCCATAGGTGATGATCTTACGGTCCTCGATGCGGCCGACCAGCGACTGCACCTCGGGATGATCGAGGCACATGACGCCGAAGCCGTAAAACGGCACATTCTCAACGAACTGCCGGAAGGCGGCGCGCACGGCATCGAAATTGCCGTAGTGGTCGAGATGCTCGGGGTCGATATTGGTGATGACGGCGACGTCGGCCGGAAGCTTCAGGAAGGTACCGTCCGATTCGTCGGCCTCGACCACCATCCATTCACCCTCGCCCATGCGGGCATTGGTGCCGTAGGCATTGATGATGCCGCCGTTGATGACAGTCGGATCAAGCCCACCGGCTTCGAGCAGGGTTGCGACCAAGGAGGTTGTCGTCGTCTTGCCATGGGTGCCGCCGATGGCGATCGCATTGCGGAAGCGCATCAGCTCGGCAAGCATTTCGGCGCGGCGAACCACCGGCAGCAGCTTTTCACGCGCAGCGATAAGTTCCGGATTGCTCTTTCTGATTGCCGTCGAAACGACGACGACTTCGGCATCACCGAGATTTTCGGCGCGATGGCCGACGAAGACCTCAATGCCTTTCTCGCGCAGCCGCTGCACATTGGCGCTGTCCGATTGATCCGATCCCTGCACCTTGTGACCGAGATTGTGCAGCACCTCGGCAATGCCGCTCATGCCGATGCCGCCAATGCCGATGAAATGGACGAGACCGATCGCCTTCGGCAGTTTCATGCGCGTGTCCTCTTGAATTCTGAGACTGTCTTGCCGGCGGCAATAGCCTCAACCATGTCGGCAAGCAAGTTCGCTGCATCCGGTTTCCCGGCAAGCTTGGCCGCCGCCGCCATGTGCGAAAGCTTGTCCGGATCGTTCATCACATGGCTCAGTATAGAGGCAATGCGTTCAGGTGAAAGCTCCGACTGAGGGATTACCTTCGCCCCGCCGGTCGCAGCCAGCGCGGCGGCGTTGGCTGCCTGATCATGGTCGAGCGCATGCGGATAGGGCACTAGAATGGCCGGGCGTCCGATGACGGAGATTTCCGAAACCGTGGAAGCGCCGGAGCGGCAGATCACCAGATGTGCCTGGGCAAGACGCTCCGCCATGTCGTTGAAAAATGGCGCGATATCGGCTCCCATCTCCAGCTTGGCGACGCAGCCGCTGACCATCTCCATATCCTCAGGGCGCACCTGCTGCGTCACCCTGAGCCGCGCGCGCAGGCCGTCGTCGAGCAGGCTGATCGCCGTCGGCATGGCCTTGGAAAAATACTGCGCGCCCTGGCTGCCGCCGAAGACGACAAGGTTGAAGGGCTCACCGGGGTGCGAGGGCAGGTAAGGCTGCTCGGCTGCAGCAAGGATCGCGGGGCGCACGGGATTGCCGGTCGCAACCGTCTTGTCGGAAAAAACATCTCCGCTTTCCGGCAGAAAGCCGCCGGCGATCGCCTTGACGCGCGGAGCCAGCGCCTTGTTGGCCCGGCCCATGACGGCATTCTGCTCATGCAGCATCGAGGCGACGCCGAGCCGCGTGGCGGCCAGCAGCGGCGGCACGGTTGGGTAACCGCCGAAGCCGACGACAATCACCGGCTTCAGCCGCTGGATCAGCCTTTTGGCCGCTCGCATGCCGCTCCACAACGTCCACAGCGAGCGGGCGACGGCGACCGGGTTCTTCGAGCCGATCGTCGCCGACGGCACGACATGGATCTCCTCGGCCGGGAACTTGCCGGCATAACGTTCAGCTCGGCTGTCAGTGACGAGATGCACCGAGTAACCACGCTCCTTCAGCTTGAAGGCCAGCGCCTCCGCCGGGAACACATGGCCGCCGGTCCCCCCGGCGGCAAGCAGCACGATGCCTTTGCTCATGACCTCCTACTCCGCGGGCATGCCGTGCGGGACGCGGAAGAGACTCCGGTCCTGCGCACGTTTTTCCGGGCGATGGCGCGTCAGCGCCAGAATAAAGCCGGCGGTAACGCAGATTGCCACCATGGAAGAACCGCCGTACGAAATCAGCGGCAGCGTCATGCCCTTTGCCGGCAGCAACTCGAGATTGACGCCGATATTGATGATCGACTGGATGCCCATCTGCAGCACGAGGCCCGCGACGGCAAAGCGATTGAAATCATTGCGTTCGCGATAGGCATGCGAGAGGCCGCGCAGCACCAGCACGGAAAACAGCCCGACGAGCGCCATGCAGAAGACGATGCCGAATTCCTCGGCCGCGACCGAGAAGATGAAGTCGGTATGCGCATCCGGGATGATGCGCTTGACGATGCCTTCGCCCGGCCCCTGACCGAACCAGCTGCCCCGGATAATCGCCTCACGGGCCGTGTCGATCTGGAACGTGTCGCCCTCGCCGGTCATGAACTTGTCTATTCGCCCGGCGACGTGCGGAAAGACGTAATAAGCGCTGAGCAGGCCGCCGGCGCCGCCGATGCCGAGTAGCATGATCCAGATCCACGGCATGCCGGCCATGAAGAACATGCCACCCCAGACGGCGGTCGTCAGGATGGTCTGGCCAAGGTCCGGCTGCGCCACGAGAAGGGCGGCGACGATGCCGAACAGGATGATGGCGAAGAGATTGCCGGGAATCTCTGGCTGGCGCGCATGTTCGGCAAACAGCCAGGCACAGACGACGACGAAGGCGGGCTTCATGAATTCCGAAGGCTGGATGGAAAGGCCGGCGATCCAGATCCAGCGCCTGCCGCCCTTGACCTCCTGGCCGATGAACAGCACCAGCACCATCATGGCGAGCGAAATGATCAGGAGCAGGATTGCGGTTCGCCGCACCTGGCGCGGCGTCAGGAACGACAGCCCGAGCATGACGGCGATCGAAGGGATCATGAAGGCGGCGTGGCGCTTGACGAAGTGAAAAGGCTCGAGCCCGATGCGCTCGGCAACCGCCGGAGACGCCGCGAAGGACAGCATGAAGCCGATGCCCATCAGGAAGATGAACATCGCCAGGAAGAAGCGGTCGATGGTCCAGAACCAATCGGCCAGAGGCCCACGTTCCGCGCGGCTTACCATGTCATTTCTCTCCTGTTGCCGGACCGATCAGCATCGTCATTCCGTCAAGGGCGGCGACGTGGCTGACGAAGGCATCGCCCCTGACTTCGAAGTTCCTATACTGGTCGAAGCTTGCGCAAGCCGGGGATAACATCACGGCGGAAGCAGCAGCTTCGTCGCGCTCCGCATCGGCCGCCGCGTGTGCGACTGCGCGCTCCAGCGTGCCGGAGATCTCGTAGGGCACGGCCTCGCCGAGTGTGGCGGCGAACTCCGCCGCCGCCTCGCCGATCAGATAGGCTTTGGCGATGCGGGGGAAATAGGGCGCGAGCGTCGTGATGCCGCCCGCCTTCGGCAGGCCGCCGGCAATCCAGTAGATGCGGTCGTAGCTCGAAAGCGCCGGCGCCGCCGCGTCGGCATTCGTCGCCTTCGAATCGTTGACGAAGACGACGCGGCCTCGTTTGCCCACAGGCTGCATGCGGTGCTTGAGGCCGGGAAAAGAGGCGAGACCGGCGCGAATGGCGTCGGCGGAAACCCCGACGGCAAGGCAGGCGGCAACGGCCGCGGCGGCATTCTGGGCATTGTGGCTGCCGCGCAGCGTCTGGATGCCGTCGAGATCGGCAAAGGGCAGCATGGCGCCGCCGACGGCCTGAACGAGCCTGATGCCCTCGGCATAAATGCCTGATGCCACCGCGTTGCGGCGCGAGATTCGGACCACCTTGACACCTGCCCGCTCGACGCGGTCGGCGATCAGCGCCGAATGGCTGTCATCGATGCCGACGATTGCGACATCGCTGCCCGCGACCAGTCGTTCCTTGACGTCGGCGTAGTGCTGCATCGTGCCGTGGCGGTCGAGATGATCGGGCGTCAGGTTGAGCAGGATGCCGGCGGAGGGGTTCAGCGTCGGCGCCAGATCGATCTGGTAGGACGAGCATTCGACGACGTAATAACGCCCCGCCTTCGGCGGATCGAGCGTCAGCACCGCCGTGCCGATGTTGCCGCCGAGTTGAGTGTCGTAGCCTGCGGATTTCAGGATATGGGCGATCAGCGCCGTCGTCGTCGACTTGCCGTTAGTGCCTGTGATGGCGATGAAGGGGCAATCCGGCGCATGGGCGCGGCGCTCGCGCACGAAGAGCTCGACATCGCCGACGATGTCGACGCCGGCCGCCCGCGCGAGGTCGACGGTCCAGTGCGGCTTCGGATGGGTGAGCGGCACACCGGGCGACAGCACAAACAGCGCCTGCTGGCTCCAGTCGATGCCATGCAGGTCTTCCGTCCGGATGCCTTCCGCCGAAGCCTTGGCGACGCTGTCGGGATTATCGTCCCAGGCGGTCACCTCGGCGCCGCCCGCAATCAGCGCGCGGGCAGTGGCAAAACCGGAGCCACCAAGCCCGAAGAGCGCGACCTTCCTGTCCTTGAGCGTCGTGACCGGGATCATCGCCGCCTCACCGGAGTTTCAGCGTCGAAAGACCGAGCAGGGCCAGGCCGACGGCGATGATCCAGAAGCGGATCACCACCTGGCTCTCGGTCCAGCCCTTCTTCTCGAAGTGGTGATGGATCGGCGCCATCAGGAAGACGCGCCGGCCGGTCATCTTGAAGAAGCCGACCTGGATGATGACCGACAGCGTCTCCATGACGAACAGGCCGCCGATGATCGCCATGACGATCTCGTGTTTGGTGGCGACGGCAACGGTGCCGATCGTACCGCCAAGCGCCAGCGAGCCGGTATCGCCCATGAAGATGGCGGCGGGCGGCGCGTTGAACCAGAGGAAGCCGAGGCCGGCGCCGATAACGGCGCCGAGCACGACGGCAAGCTCACCGGTGCCGGGCACGAAATTGATCTGCAGGTAGTTCGCAAACACCACGTTGCCGGCGAGATAGGCGATGACGCCGAAGGAGGCGGCGGCGATCATCACCGGCACGATGGCGAGCCCATCCAGGCCGTCCGTCAGGTTGACGGCATTGCCGGCGCCGACGATGACGAAGCCGCCGAAGACGACGAACATGATGCCGAGATTGATCAGGAAGTCCTTGAAAAAGGGAAAGGCGATCGAGGAGCCGAAGGTCGAGCCGGCAGTTCCCGAGGCAAGGGCCGTGCGCATCATGAAATAGACGGCGATGCCGGCGATGACGAACTCGATGCCAAGACGCGCCTTGCCGGAAAAGCCTTTGTGGCTCTGCTTGGTCACCTTGAGATAATCGTCATAGAAGCCGATTGCGCCGAAGCCGAGTGTCACCAGCAGCGTGGCAACGACATAAACGTTGGAAAGGTCGGCCCAGAGCAGCGACGCGCCGACAATGCCGGCCAGAATCATCAGCCCACCCATGGTCGGCGTGCCGGCCTTCTTGAAATGCGTCTGCGGCCCGTCGGCGCGGATCGGCTGGCCCTTGCCCTGGCGGATGCGCAGCGAATTGATAATGGTCGGCCCGAACAGGAACACGATCAATGCGGAGGTGAAGAGAGCGGCCCCTGTGCGGAAGGTAATATATCTGAACAGATTCAGAAATTTGAAATATTCCGACAGTTCGACAAGCCAGATCAGCATTCAGGGCCCCTTGTTTACCCGGTCAAAGTTCGCGTTGCGTGTCGGCAAATGGCGCAAACTTGTCAAGGAGCGCGGCGACGATCTTGCCGAAACCGATGCCCAGAGACGATTTCACCATCAACACGTCGCCCGGCGCGACCGAGTTCAGTACATATTCCGTCAATTCGCTGGTCTTTTCGCGGTACTCGACATGGACGCTTTCCGGCAATGATTCCTTCAGCGCGGCCATGTCGGCACCTGCGAGCCAGACATGTTCGATACCGGCCGCAAGCAGCGGCCCGGCAAGATCGGTGTGAACCTTCTCGGCATATTCGCCCATTTCGAGCATGTCGCCGAGCACGGCAATGCGGCGTCCGCGGCCGGTCGGCTCGGCGGCCGCAAGCAGCGCGATCGCCGCGCGCATCGAGGCCGGGTTGGCATTGTAGCTCTCGTCAATCAGCGTGAAGCTGCCGTTGCCGCCGCCCATCGAAAGGCGGTGGCGCTTACCCCTGCCCTTTTCCGGTTTCAGCGTCGCAAGCGCGGCGATCGCCTTCTCCATGTCGGCGCCGACGATCCTGACAACGCCGAGCGCGGCAAGCGCATTCTCCGCGATATGACGTCCCGGTGCGCCGATCGCCACTTCCAGCGTCTCGCCGCCGATCGTCAGCCACAGCGTCGAATTCTCGTCCGACCCGTTGAATTCCGCGAGCCGGAATTCGGCCTTGGCATGCTGGCCGAAGGAATGGATATGCTCGACGCCGAGCGACTGCGCCGTGCGGTCGAGGAAATTGAACTGGTCGTTGTCGCGGTTGAGCACGACATGACCGCCGGGTTCAAGCCCTTCGAATATTTCGGCCTTGGCGGCGGCGATCTCCTTGATGCTCTTGAAATTGCCGAGATGGGCCGGCGCGATCGTCGTGATGACGGCGACATAGGGGCGGATCATCGCGACCAGCGGCCGGATCTCGCCTGGATGGTTCATCCCGACTTCGAAGACACCGTAATCCGTATCGTCGGGCATGCGCGCCAGCGTCAGCGGTACGCCCCAATGGTTGTTGAAGGAAGCGACGGAGGCATGCACCTTGCCGGAGGGCGACAGCACGTGCCGCAGCATTTCCTTGGTGGTCGTCTTGCCGACTGACCCCGTCACCGCGATGATTTTTGCGCCCGAGCGCTCGCGGGAGGCCTGCCCCAGACGCCCGAGTGCGGCGAGCACGTCGTCGACGACGATCATCGGCACGGTCAGACGGCCCATGGCCGGAAGCCTCGCCTCGCTGACAACGAGAAGCGAAGCGCCGTTGGCCATCGCCATCGACGCATAGTCATGACCGTCGACACGGTCGCCCTTGATCGCGAAGAAGGCTTCGCCTGATGTAATCGAGCGGCTGTCGATGGAAATGCCGGTGATGCCTTCCGGCAGTGTGCCAAAGGGGCGCCCCGCCATCGCTGCGATCATGTCTTCGGTCGTCCAGAGCCAGCTCAAGATTTCAGTTCCTCCAAGGCCTTGCGCACCTCCGCATGATCGGAGAACGGCAATGTGACGCCCCCGATCGTCTGCCCCTCCTCATGCCCCTTGCCGGCAACGATAAGCGTATCGCCGGATGTCAGCATGCCGACCGCCTCGCGGATCGCCGTGGCGCGATCACCGATTTCCGAGGCGCAAGCCGCTGCCGTCATGATCTCCGCTCGGATCGCGGCCGGCTCCTCAGAGCGCGGATTGTCGTCGGTGACGATGACGACATCGGCGAGCCGGCAGGCGATTTCGCCCATGATCGGCCGCTTGCCGCGGTCGCGGTCGCCGCCGCAGCCGAAGACGACGACGACGCGGCCCGTCGTGAAGGGCCTGACCGAATTCAACACGTTTTCCAGCGCATCCGGCTTATGGGCATAGTCGACATAGGCGAGAGCACCATCTTTCGTATGGCCGACGAGCTCAAGGCGGCCGGACGCACCGACGAGTTTTTCGAGCGCGGCCATCGCAGCTTTCGGCTCGACGCCGGTGGACATTGCAAGCCCCGCGGCGACCAGCGCGTTGGCGACCTGGAAATCGCCAGCCAGCGGAATGTCCACTTCGAAGATTTCGTCGCCGATATGAATCTCGGCCGTCTGCTTGTGGCGGAAATGCTCGACGCGTTTCAGCGTGAGGTAATCGCCCTTGCGTCCGACGGTGCGCACATCGTGACCGGCATCGGCCGCCGCCTGGACCGCTTGGGGCGACCACGGATCGTCGGCAAAGATCACCGCCGGTGCGCCCTTCGGCAGCAATGTATCGAAAAGCCGCATCTTGGCGGCCATATAGGCCTCGACAGTTGGATGATAATCCATGTGGTCGCGGCCGAGATTGGTGAAGGCGGCGGCCGAAAGCTTCACGCCGTCGAGCCGGCTCTGGTCGAGACCGTGGCTGGAAGCCTCCATCGACGCATGCGTGACACCTTCGTCGGCAAGCTCAGCCAGCAGCTTGTGCAGCGAGACCGGGTCGGGCGTGGTCAGCGCGCCATATTCGTTGCGCGTCGGCGAGACGACGCCCGTCGTGCCGATCATCGCGGCAGCGTGGCCCGCATGCGCCCAGATCTGCCGGGTGAACGAGGCGACGGAGGTCTTTCCGGCCGTGCCGGTGACGGCGACCATGGTCTCGGGCTGCCTGCCGTAGAAACGCGCGGCGGCGATCGAAAGGAAACGACGCGGTTCCTTAACCGCAAGCACCGGAATAGCAGCATCGACGGGCTGGGAGGCGATCGCGACGGCAGCCCCCCGGCCGGCGGCATCCGCAATGAAACCCGCGCCGTCCGCCTTGGTGCCGGTGACCGCGACGAAGGCATTGCCCGGCTCCACATTGCGGCTGTCCGAAGACAGGCCGGAGATGTCAAGCAGGCCTGCCGGGCCTTCGAGCTGTGCTTCAAGTTCCGGAAACTGATCTCCGGCCAGGTCTCGCAATTTCATCGAATGCACTTTTCCCTCTTGAAGCCGGTCCGCCCCTCGCGAATCGGCGTCGACATTCATTCACGCTCAATAAGACACCAGCAAGGCCGAACCACCCTCCCCGAATTTCGGCTCGATGCCGAGAATGGGAGCGGCGCGGCGGATGATCTCGCGGGCGATCGGACCGGCGGTACCGGCGGAGATCGTTCCACCATATTGTTTCTCGCCGGTCTTCGGCTCGTCGCAGAAGGTGATCACCGCATATTTGGGGTCGTTGATCGGGAAGGCGGCTATAAAGGAGTTGAAGTTCAGCGTCGAGGAATAACGCCCGTTTACGACCTTGTCGGCCGTGCCGGTTTTGCTGCCGACGGCAAAACCCGGCACACGCGCGACGCGTCCCGAACCCTTGAAACCGTTGAAATCGAGGAGATAGCGGATCTCGTCGCTGGTCGACTTCTTGATTACCTGCTTGGCGATCTGGTCGGCCTCTTCGCGTGTGCGCGGCAGGAAAGTCGGCTCGATCAGCTTGCCGCCGTTGACAAGGGCGGCCGCCGCCACCCCCGTCTGCAGCGCCGTCGTCGAGACGCCGTGGCCAAAGGAAATCGTGATCGAATTGATCTTCTTCCACACCCGGGGCTGCGTCGGCATCTTCACTTCCGGCAATTCGGTCTGCATCTTCGTAAGCAGCCCAAGCTTGGTCAGATAATCCTTCTGCGCGTCGATGCCAACGATGTCGATGACACGCGCCGTGCCGATGTTCGAAGAGTACTGGAAAATTTCAGGCACGGTCAGCCAGCGACGCTGCCCGTGAAAATCGTGGATGGTGAAGCCACCGATATAGATCGGCTTGCTCGCATCGAACGTGTCGGACATCTTCACCTTGCCGGTGTCAAGCGCCATCGCCAGCGAAAAGGTTTTGAAGGTCGACCCCATTTCGAAGGTGCCGTTCGTCATCCGGTTGAGCCAGCCTTCCTTGGCGCCTTCCTGCGGATTGTTCGGATCGAAGTCGGGTGCCGATGCCATGCCGAGCACTTCCCCGGTGTGCACGTCGATAACAGCCGCGCCAGCTCCCTTGGACTGGAAATTGTTGACGGCGTTGACGACCGCATCGCGAACGATGTTCTGCACGCGCAGGTCAATTGACAGCCGCACCGGCTCCAGCGGCTGGTCGCTCGTCATGCCGACCGAGGCGAGATCGGCGAGCCCCTGGTCGTCGATAAATTTCTCCATGCCAGCCACGCCGCGGTTGTCGATGTTGACATAGCCGAGGATGTGCGCCGCGGTCGAGCCGCCGGGATAGAAGCGGCGCTTCTCCGGCCGAAAGCCGATGCCGGGAATGCCGAGCGCCAGGATCTGGCTCTGCTGCTTCGGCGTCAGCTGCCGGCGCAGCCAAGCGAAATGCGAGCTCTTGACCGAAAGTTTCTTATACGTGTCCCTGACGTCGAGCTCCGGCAGAACAGTTGCAAGCTTCTCTACCGCCTCGTCGACATCAACGATCTTGTTCGGCTCGGCAAACAGCGAGACCGTGCGGATGTCGGTCGCCAGCACCTCGCCATTGCGATCGAGAATGTCGGGCCGCGAGGCCATCAGCCGGTCGGGCGGCAGGATGCTGGAGACGACCTCCTGATCCTTCATGGCATATTCGACCAGACGGCCACCGACGACGACATAGACACTCATGAAGCCAAGGATCAGCAGCCCTACACGGCTTTTTGCCTGCCCCGTCTTCTTCTTGCGCGATCCCTCGATGGCCACGCCGGCGGAAGGGCCGCCGAAGCGGTTATAGACGCCGGCGGAGAAATGCGCCTGGCTCTTCAGGACCATGATGCGGGAAAGAAACGACATTATTCTACCGACCCCGTTTCGATCTCGTCTGCTTCATCCGCCACCACACCGCGCTGCTGTGTTGCGCCGCGTGGCGCGGGCATCGGCACTGGCTGCGCTTTGCCGGTCGCGCCTTTGGCACTGGCAACGGTCGCACCCTTGGCACCGGCTTTAGCCTCCGTTACGTCGGGTACCGGAACCTCGGACTTCAGCATCGG
This DNA window, taken from Rhizobium etli CFN 42, encodes the following:
- a CDS encoding peptidoglycan D,D-transpeptidase FtsI family protein is translated as MSFLSRIMVLKSQAHFSAGVYNRFGGPSAGVAIEGSRKKKTGQAKSRVGLLILGFMSVYVVVGGRLVEYAMKDQEVVSSILPPDRLMASRPDILDRNGEVLATDIRTVSLFAEPNKIVDVDEAVEKLATVLPELDVRDTYKKLSVKSSHFAWLRRQLTPKQQSQILALGIPGIGFRPEKRRFYPGGSTAAHILGYVNIDNRGVAGMEKFIDDQGLADLASVGMTSDQPLEPVRLSIDLRVQNIVRDAVVNAVNNFQSKGAGAAVIDVHTGEVLGMASAPDFDPNNPQEGAKEGWLNRMTNGTFEMGSTFKTFSLAMALDTGKVKMSDTFDASKPIYIGGFTIHDFHGQRRWLTVPEIFQYSSNIGTARVIDIVGIDAQKDYLTKLGLLTKMQTELPEVKMPTQPRVWKKINSITISFGHGVSTTALQTGVAAAALVNGGKLIEPTFLPRTREEADQIAKQVIKKSTSDEIRYLLDFNGFKGSGRVARVPGFAVGSKTGTADKVVNGRYSSTLNFNSFIAAFPINDPKYAVITFCDEPKTGEKQYGGTISAGTAGPIAREIIRRAAPILGIEPKFGEGGSALLVSY
- a CDS encoding UDP-N-acetylmuramoylalanyl-D-glutamyl-2,6-diaminopimelate--D-alanyl-D-alanine ligase, with the translated sequence MSWLWTTEDMIAAMAGRPFGTLPEGITGISIDSRSITSGEAFFAIKGDRVDGHDYASMAMANGASLLVVSEARLPAMGRLTVPMIVVDDVLAALGRLGQASRERSGAKIIAVTGSVGKTTTKEMLRHVLSPSGKVHASVASFNNHWGVPLTLARMPDDTDYGVFEVGMNHPGEIRPLVAMIRPYVAVITTIAPAHLGNFKSIKEIAAAKAEIFEGLEPGGHVVLNRDNDQFNFLDRTAQSLGVEHIHSFGQHAKAEFRLAEFNGSDENSTLWLTIGGETLEVAIGAPGRHIAENALAALGVVRIVGADMEKAIAALATLKPEKGRGKRHRLSMGGGNGSFTLIDESYNANPASMRAAIALLAAAEPTGRGRRIAVLGDMLEMGEYAEKVHTDLAGPLLAAGIEHVWLAGADMAALKESLPESVHVEYREKTSELTEYVLNSVAPGDVLMVKSSLGIGFGKIVAALLDKFAPFADTQREL
- a CDS encoding UDP-N-acetylmuramoyl-L-alanyl-D-glutamate--2,6-diaminopimelate ligase; amino-acid sequence: MNVDADSRGADRLQEGKVHSMKLRDLAGDQFPELEAQLEGPAGLLDISGLSSDSRNVEPGNAFVAVTGTKADGAGFIADAAGRGAAVAIASQPVDAAIPVLAVKEPRRFLSIAAARFYGRQPETMVAVTGTAGKTSVASFTRQIWAHAGHAAAMIGTTGVVSPTRNEYGALTTPDPVSLHKLLAELADEGVTHASMEASSHGLDQSRLDGVKLSAAAFTNLGRDHMDYHPTVEAYMAAKMRLFDTLLPKGAPAVIFADDPWSPQAVQAAADAGHDVRTVGRKGDYLTLKRVEHFRHKQTAEIHIGDEIFEVDIPLAGDFQVANALVAAGLAMSTGVEPKAAMAALEKLVGASGRLELVGHTKDGALAYVDYAHKPDALENVLNSVRPFTTGRVVVVFGCGGDRDRGKRPIMGEIACRLADVVIVTDDNPRSEEPAAIRAEIMTAAACASEIGDRATAIREAVGMLTSGDTLIVAGKGHEEGQTIGGVTLPFSDHAEVRKALEELKS